A region of Allocoleopsis franciscana PCC 7113 DNA encodes the following proteins:
- a CDS encoding P-II family nitrogen regulator gives MPSEAAPVQSAVLLTVIAETVLKDALVQLLKSYSVSGYTVNQVQGEGSHGKRMGDMAGYNTNIEIKAIVSQEVSDAIFLSIKDYPGKQALMAFRQNVEALVN, from the coding sequence ATGCCCTCTGAAGCCGCCCCAGTTCAATCCGCCGTCCTACTCACTGTTATTGCTGAAACAGTACTAAAAGATGCTCTTGTCCAGTTGTTGAAAAGCTATAGCGTAAGCGGCTATACCGTTAATCAAGTACAAGGTGAAGGTAGCCACGGCAAACGCATGGGAGATATGGCAGGCTACAATACCAATATTGAAATCAAGGCCATAGTCTCACAAGAAGTATCTGATGCTATCTTTTTGTCTATAAAAGACTATCCGGGGAAACAAGCCTTAATGGCTTTCCGACAGAATGTAGAAGCCTTGGTTAACTAA
- a CDS encoding helix-turn-helix domain-containing protein, whose translation MVKNKDDQSKNKHEQLTLAQLRQRANLTQRKLADILDVTVKTVSAWERGEHEPYLTLIQTKNLVDGLQCSLDELIAATGKQSSIGEDEPRLSFTQTKRLMEILQCSLDQLVAAMEKNPPQEGN comes from the coding sequence ATGGTAAAAAATAAAGATGATCAATCAAAAAATAAGCATGAGCAACTGACGCTGGCACAGCTAAGACAGCGTGCTAATCTGACACAGCGAAAGCTAGCTGATATTCTTGACGTGACGGTGAAGACTGTTAGCGCTTGGGAGAGAGGAGAACACGAGCCATATTTGACCTTGATTCAGACTAAAAACCTGGTGGATGGGTTGCAATGCTCTCTTGATGAACTGATTGCCGCAACGGGAAAGCAATCTTCAATAGGGGAAGATGAGCCACGCCTCAGCTTTACTCAAACTAAGCGTCTGATGGAAATTCTTCAATGCAGTCTTGATCAACTGGTTGCAGCTATGGAGAAGAACCCTCCTCAAGAGGGAAATTGA
- a CDS encoding helix-turn-helix domain-containing protein: MGKVGKALKQVLETYGITQNRLAVVMETRRSNVGRWYHEQIDPTGDTIADIVAALRKIEPSAAEEFISLYLGESIENEE, translated from the coding sequence ATGGGAAAAGTAGGCAAAGCCCTTAAGCAGGTTTTAGAAACCTACGGAATTACGCAAAATAGGTTGGCAGTAGTAATGGAAACTAGACGCTCAAATGTTGGTCGCTGGTATCACGAACAGATAGACCCAACGGGTGACACCATTGCTGATATCGTTGCAGCTTTAAGGAAAATCGAACCATCTGCCGCTGAGGAGTTTATTAGCCTTTATCTGGGTGAGTCGATTGAGAATGAGGAGTAG
- a CDS encoding C40 family peptidase — translation MTHDSSYQADEYCCLVNLNLYDSPSCQGLATQAAVGRHLQIVSKNSVEEALEVRLCEDGYCAWLPVQEFAGLEQAQTRYRAIALSPEQIQERIPAIIAFTKAAMQQPNYYLWGGTVGPNYDCSGLIQAAFAASGIWLPRDSYQQADFTHEIEFKELRTGDLVFFAKAERVSHVGLHLGDGYYIHSSGQETGRNGIAVDCLSEDGDEIARSYFRQFFKAGRVVASYQNRD, via the coding sequence ATGACTCATGACTCCTCGTATCAAGCTGATGAGTACTGCTGCCTTGTTAATCTAAACCTGTATGATTCTCCTAGCTGCCAGGGTTTGGCAACCCAGGCGGCTGTAGGGCGTCACTTGCAGATTGTGTCAAAAAATTCTGTCGAGGAGGCGTTAGAGGTGCGTTTGTGTGAAGATGGCTATTGTGCTTGGTTGCCCGTGCAGGAGTTTGCTGGACTGGAGCAGGCGCAAACGAGGTATCGTGCGATCGCACTTTCTCCAGAGCAAATTCAAGAACGTATTCCCGCTATTATTGCCTTTACAAAAGCGGCGATGCAACAACCGAACTACTACCTCTGGGGCGGTACGGTAGGGCCAAATTACGATTGTTCGGGATTGATCCAGGCGGCATTTGCGGCATCGGGAATTTGGCTACCCAGAGACTCTTATCAGCAAGCTGATTTTACCCATGAAATTGAGTTTAAAGAACTGCGTACAGGGGATTTGGTTTTCTTCGCCAAAGCTGAGCGAGTGAGTCATGTGGGATTACATTTAGGTGATGGATATTACATCCATAGTTCGGGTCAAGAAACAGGACGCAATGGGATTGCTGTTGACTGCCTATCAGAAGACGGAGATGAGATAGCGCGATCGTATTTTCGGCAGTTTTTTAAGGCGGGGAGAGTGGTTGCTAGTTATCAGAATAGGGATTAG
- a CDS encoding MFS transporter — protein MKIFSTLEPQARKNLVFLFVAGLLFWASLASLLPTLPLYVEDVGGTKQQIGVVIGAFAIGLLLFRPWLGKLSDRRSRKLVLLIGYVVVAIAPLGYLVAKSIPLLMLIRVFHGISIAAYTTGSSALVVDLSPVEKRGEVIGYMSLTNPIGMAIGPAMGTFLQARMGYMPLFLFSFAMGLLGLFVAFQVQEPRLIQPPGGKLSMDAPTNASSVKPDDDQFWQLLGSPRLRIPTLVMLLTGLVFGALGTFVALYIRESGIDFDAGWFYTAAAMSSFCSRFFTGQASDRYGRGLFITVSLVFYSLSMLLLSQAQSPVSFLLAGFLEGVASGTLIPSMIALISDRSQAHERGRVFSLCLGGLDMGIAIAGPVLGTFAQQIGYQGIFALTCGIAFLALLIFITQNSKDLRHSLRFATGRERDIYAL, from the coding sequence GTGAAAATTTTTAGTACCCTTGAACCGCAAGCCCGAAAAAATTTAGTCTTTTTATTTGTTGCTGGTCTCCTGTTTTGGGCGAGTTTGGCTAGTTTACTGCCGACACTGCCCCTTTATGTGGAAGATGTAGGCGGTACAAAGCAGCAAATTGGTGTGGTGATCGGTGCGTTTGCGATCGGGCTACTGCTGTTTCGTCCGTGGTTGGGCAAGTTATCGGATCGCCGCAGTCGCAAGCTAGTGCTGCTGATTGGTTATGTGGTAGTTGCTATCGCGCCGTTAGGCTACTTAGTTGCCAAATCAATTCCTCTATTAATGTTGATTCGGGTGTTTCACGGCATTAGCATTGCAGCTTATACTACCGGTAGCAGTGCTCTCGTCGTGGACTTGTCGCCCGTGGAAAAGCGAGGGGAGGTGATTGGCTACATGAGTTTAACCAATCCCATTGGGATGGCAATTGGGCCTGCGATGGGCACCTTTCTCCAAGCCAGAATGGGCTACATGCCTTTGTTTCTGTTCTCGTTTGCGATGGGATTGCTTGGTTTATTCGTGGCGTTCCAGGTTCAAGAACCTCGCCTGATTCAGCCGCCTGGTGGGAAACTGAGCATGGATGCTCCAACTAACGCCTCGTCAGTGAAGCCTGATGACGATCAATTCTGGCAACTCCTCGGCAGTCCTCGTCTGCGGATTCCTACCTTGGTTATGCTGCTGACCGGTTTAGTTTTTGGGGCACTCGGCACCTTTGTGGCGCTGTATATCCGAGAATCCGGGATTGATTTTGATGCGGGATGGTTTTATACTGCCGCTGCCATGTCCAGTTTTTGCAGTCGCTTTTTCACGGGACAGGCGAGCGATCGCTATGGTCGAGGATTATTTATCACAGTAAGCTTAGTATTTTATAGCCTGTCGATGCTGCTACTTTCCCAAGCACAGAGTCCAGTTTCCTTTTTGCTGGCCGGTTTTTTAGAGGGGGTGGCGAGTGGAACCTTGATTCCCAGTATGATTGCCCTGATTTCTGACCGTTCTCAAGCTCATGAACGCGGACGAGTTTTCTCCTTATGCCTGGGTGGACTGGATATGGGAATTGCGATCGCAGGACCAGTTCTGGGTACGTTTGCCCAACAGATAGGCTATCAAGGTATCTTTGCCCTTACCTGCGGTATAGCTTTCCTCGCTCTGCTCATTTTCATTACCCAGAATAGTAAGGATTTACGCCATTCTCTCCGATTTGCTACGGGGCGCGAACGGGATATTTATGCTTTATAG
- a CDS encoding serine/threonine protein kinase, whose protein sequence is MHQSVAQAVHCINPDCPRPYPQPWGNKFCNGCGAALLLNNRYIPLQKLGTGGFAAIYTIWDMARNKEQVLKVLVETAPKALQLFEQEASVLQRLKHPGIPRVEPDSYFTVSLGYSSERLLSCLVMEKINGQTLQDVFNDHPQGCSEQVVRDWIGQAVEILGELHRCGIIHRDIKPSNLMLREGTGQLVTIDFGGAKQFGSMSLGSQKVSTRLVSPGYSPPEQITGEAVGPTADFYALGRTMIQLLTGQELEDLQDPETGELRWRSQAVVTPALAGLLDDLVRLDPQQRPATVAEIQRRLDWSAPIRRPSTSRPAVSFSDLVTTTLAQGLAIAESVLSAFGQGTISLVRFVFGVVTRIVFACLDTTLEMVLGGLGATTGAALGFALINGTIVGDRLATWIASQQWLFFPQLQITEWRGMLMFAIAGWSTAWGLTLAGGFGQERRFIVSAITGIVGYTISWFIWQATGTVALPERLLGLVTAVGVLPLVLGLGLPSHYLVHAFVAALGTGTLFGGLVWFNVLPAALLIDIFSHSGNFIYTVAFFGLWGVILAFWMGVSYYILVPVLRWFGWR, encoded by the coding sequence GTGCATCAGTCTGTTGCCCAGGCGGTTCACTGTATTAACCCTGATTGTCCCCGCCCCTATCCACAGCCTTGGGGGAATAAGTTTTGTAATGGCTGTGGAGCTGCTCTGCTGTTGAATAATCGCTACATTCCTCTCCAGAAGTTGGGGACAGGAGGTTTTGCTGCCATCTACACCATCTGGGATATGGCACGGAACAAGGAGCAGGTGCTGAAGGTTTTAGTCGAAACTGCCCCCAAGGCATTACAGCTATTCGAGCAAGAGGCATCGGTTTTACAACGTTTGAAGCATCCTGGTATCCCCAGAGTTGAGCCAGATAGCTATTTTACGGTGAGCCTGGGATATTCCTCAGAGCGATTACTCTCCTGCCTGGTGATGGAAAAAATCAACGGTCAGACGTTGCAGGATGTTTTCAACGACCACCCTCAAGGGTGTTCGGAGCAAGTCGTGCGGGATTGGATTGGCCAAGCTGTGGAGATTTTAGGAGAGTTACACCGTTGTGGAATTATTCACCGGGATATCAAACCCTCCAACTTGATGCTGCGTGAGGGAACGGGTCAGTTGGTGACGATTGATTTTGGGGGTGCAAAACAATTCGGCTCGATGTCGCTGGGTTCTCAGAAGGTTTCGACACGTTTGGTTTCTCCCGGTTATAGTCCACCGGAGCAGATTACAGGGGAAGCCGTCGGGCCAACGGCGGATTTCTACGCACTGGGTCGAACCATGATTCAGTTACTCACAGGTCAGGAATTGGAGGATTTACAAGACCCGGAAACGGGAGAGTTGCGCTGGCGCTCTCAAGCGGTCGTAACCCCTGCCCTGGCTGGCTTACTCGATGACCTGGTACGCCTCGACCCCCAACAACGCCCAGCCACAGTGGCTGAAATTCAGCGGCGTTTGGATTGGAGTGCTCCGATCAGGAGGCCGTCCACTTCACGACCCGCCGTGTCCTTCTCGGATTTGGTCACAACGACCCTCGCTCAGGGACTGGCGATAGCGGAAAGTGTGCTTAGTGCATTCGGTCAAGGCACAATCAGCCTCGTGCGTTTTGTGTTTGGTGTAGTCACTCGCATCGTCTTCGCCTGTCTGGACACTACCTTGGAGATGGTGTTAGGGGGACTTGGTGCGACTACAGGTGCTGCCCTTGGGTTTGCTTTGATCAATGGGACTATCGTCGGCGATCGCTTGGCAACTTGGATCGCCTCCCAACAGTGGCTTTTCTTTCCCCAACTGCAAATTACAGAATGGCGAGGAATGCTGATGTTTGCGATCGCCGGATGGTCTACTGCCTGGGGGTTGACCCTCGCAGGGGGCTTTGGTCAAGAGCGACGCTTTATCGTATCTGCTATTACCGGCATTGTCGGATATACCATAAGTTGGTTTATTTGGCAAGCTACAGGAACTGTTGCATTACCAGAACGCTTGCTAGGATTGGTGACGGCGGTTGGGGTTCTGCCTTTAGTACTAGGACTGGGATTACCCAGCCATTACCTCGTTCACGCCTTCGTTGCCGCCTTGGGTACAGGAACCCTATTTGGGGGTTTAGTCTGGTTCAATGTATTACCTGCGGCCTTGCTGATTGATATATTCTCTCACTCTGGGAATTTCATTTATACCGTTGCTTTTTTTGGTCTCTGGGGCGTCATCCTAGCCTTCTGGATGGGAGTAAGTTATTACATCCTAGTGCCTGTCCTGCGTTGGTTTGGCTGGCGCTGA
- a CDS encoding glycosyltransferase family 2 protein, which yields MNPSLLPQTTQSPIDSAFNPLPDVSVVVPIYNEVESLPHLIEAIASALSPTALNYELICVDDGSKDGSAELLKQLALTHPHLRAVILRRNYGQTAAMAAGFKHARGRTLVTLDGDLQNDPADIPMLIAKLDEGYDLVTGWRKNRQDAALTRLLPSKIANWLIRQITGVHVQDYGCSLKAYRAELIADMNLYGELHRFLPALAFIEGARITELPVRHHARRHGSSKYGLGRTFRVVLDLFTIYFMKKFLTRPMHVFGLLGIISTMSGIGLGVYLTILKLGFGEDIGNRPLLILAVVLLLTGIQLFCFGLLGELLMRTYHESQGRPIYRVREVVESNVTKYKEGE from the coding sequence ATGAACCCTTCATTGTTACCTCAAACCACTCAATCCCCTATAGATTCTGCCTTCAACCCTCTCCCGGATGTCTCCGTCGTTGTGCCAATCTACAATGAGGTGGAGAGTTTGCCTCACCTGATTGAGGCGATCGCATCCGCACTTAGCCCCACAGCACTCAACTACGAACTCATCTGTGTGGATGATGGCTCTAAAGATGGCTCAGCTGAACTGCTTAAACAACTAGCCCTAACCCATCCTCATTTACGTGCTGTCATTCTACGTCGCAACTACGGTCAAACCGCAGCCATGGCAGCCGGGTTTAAACATGCACGAGGTCGCACCCTTGTTACCTTAGATGGTGACTTGCAAAATGACCCGGCTGACATCCCCATGCTCATTGCCAAGCTAGACGAAGGCTATGACTTAGTCACCGGCTGGCGCAAGAATCGCCAGGATGCAGCCTTAACTCGATTACTACCGTCCAAAATTGCCAACTGGCTGATTCGACAAATTACTGGGGTACATGTTCAAGACTACGGCTGTTCTCTCAAAGCCTACCGTGCAGAACTCATCGCCGATATGAACCTCTACGGTGAGTTGCACCGATTCTTACCCGCCTTGGCGTTTATCGAAGGAGCAAGAATTACCGAGTTACCCGTGCGCCACCATGCTCGCCGTCACGGTAGCAGTAAATATGGATTAGGGCGTACCTTCCGGGTGGTACTGGATTTATTCACAATTTATTTTATGAAAAAATTCCTGACGCGACCCATGCATGTTTTTGGGTTATTAGGAATTATTTCAACAATGTCAGGGATCGGTTTAGGCGTGTATCTCACTATTCTCAAGCTGGGTTTTGGTGAAGACATTGGCAATCGACCCTTACTCATTTTGGCAGTCGTTTTGCTCTTAACCGGTATCCAACTGTTTTGCTTTGGTCTGTTGGGTGAGCTATTAATGCGAACTTATCACGAATCTCAAGGAAGACCAATCTATCGGGTGAGGGAAGTGGTTGAGTCTAATGTTACAAAATATAAAGAGGGAGAATAA
- a CDS encoding serine hydrolase → MTFFRKDEPLEKLGTEILEATWAEFPGLARHQLALTWIVYDPPVPVNTGGALSAEEFWKHQVRGFSYRGVERIYPASVVKLFYLVAIAEWLESGMTPPSTELDRAMRDMIVDSSNDATSLVVDILSGTTSGPELPNGPFETWKFQRNIVNRYFQSLGWQELESINVNQKTWGDGSYGRERAFLGEMMENRNMLTTEATARLLHSIIGGVAVSSVRSQAMMSLMQRNLNSGNLAPDEENQVTGFLGEALPQDAQLWSKAGWTSQVRHDAAYIEIPSLSPYLLVVFTEGKAHSKNRAILPFISQQVIAAVNQLT, encoded by the coding sequence ATGACCTTTTTCCGGAAAGACGAACCACTAGAAAAACTCGGTACTGAAATCCTTGAAGCCACTTGGGCTGAGTTTCCAGGACTTGCTCGCCATCAACTTGCGCTGACTTGGATTGTCTACGACCCACCCGTGCCTGTCAATACGGGGGGTGCCCTTTCAGCAGAGGAATTCTGGAAACACCAAGTCCGAGGTTTTAGCTATCGAGGTGTGGAGCGAATTTACCCCGCCAGTGTGGTAAAACTCTTCTACTTGGTTGCGATCGCGGAATGGTTAGAAAGCGGCATGACTCCCCCCTCGACTGAGTTGGACAGAGCTATGCGGGATATGATTGTTGATTCCAGTAATGATGCCACAAGCTTAGTCGTTGATATCTTGAGCGGCACCACCAGCGGCCCAGAGTTGCCCAATGGTCCCTTTGAAACCTGGAAGTTCCAGCGCAATATTGTCAATCGTTACTTTCAATCTCTAGGGTGGCAAGAACTGGAATCGATCAATGTGAACCAAAAAACCTGGGGAGATGGCTCCTATGGGCGGGAACGGGCGTTTTTGGGAGAAATGATGGAAAATCGCAATATGCTGACGACTGAGGCTACGGCGCGGCTATTGCACAGCATTATTGGGGGGGTGGCGGTTTCTTCTGTGCGATCGCAGGCCATGATGAGTTTAATGCAACGTAACCTCAACTCAGGTAATTTAGCGCCAGACGAAGAAAATCAAGTTACAGGATTTTTGGGTGAAGCCCTTCCCCAAGACGCTCAACTTTGGTCTAAAGCCGGTTGGACTTCTCAGGTACGCCACGACGCCGCCTATATTGAGATTCCTTCCCTAAGTCCCTACCTGTTAGTCGTCTTTACTGAAGGCAAAGCTCACAGCAAAAATCGAGCCATTCTTCCCTTTATTTCCCAGCAAGTTATCGCGGCTGTCAATCAATTAACTTAA
- a CDS encoding helix-turn-helix domain-containing protein, with protein MGKAGKALRQVLKTYGISQNQLAIAMGINPTNVSRWVSESRDPSAEAAVEIKRGLQKLDPAAAEEFVMFYMYESGEDEE; from the coding sequence ATGGGAAAAGCAGGCAAAGCACTCAGGCAGGTGTTGAAAACTTACGGCATTAGCCAAAACCAACTAGCGATCGCAATGGGAATCAACCCCACGAACGTAAGTCGTTGGGTCAGCGAGAGTAGAGATCCTTCAGCGGAGGCGGCAGTTGAGATTAAGCGGGGACTTCAGAAACTCGATCCGGCTGCTGCTGAGGAATTTGTCATGTTCTACATGTATGAGTCAGGCGAGGATGAGGAGTAG
- a CDS encoding MarC family protein, with the protein MVDLSILIKTFVAVFVLVDALGNVPILLVLTKGMEPEERHNVVDRAMTIATSVLLAFAFAGQWVLKYLDISMGSLRVAGGLLLLIIALRMLEGEMDTPMVEQGRDVAITPLALPLLAGPGTLTTVMLLMSESPTAHLSVVIGIVAAMLVSWLIVRLAGRIDAWIGPEGALIIIKLLGFLLAALAVEIGSAGIRELFLS; encoded by the coding sequence GTGGTCGATCTTTCTATCCTGATCAAGACGTTTGTTGCGGTGTTTGTCCTCGTTGATGCTTTGGGCAATGTCCCGATTTTATTGGTTCTGACGAAGGGCATGGAACCTGAGGAAAGACACAATGTAGTCGATCGAGCCATGACGATAGCGACATCGGTTCTGCTAGCCTTTGCCTTTGCAGGTCAATGGGTTTTGAAGTATTTAGATATCAGTATGGGGTCTTTGCGAGTAGCTGGGGGGCTACTCTTACTGATCATTGCTTTACGGATGTTAGAGGGAGAAATGGATACACCGATGGTTGAACAGGGACGTGATGTTGCCATTACTCCATTGGCTTTGCCTTTGTTAGCCGGACCTGGAACACTCACCACTGTCATGCTATTGATGTCTGAATCGCCTACAGCTCATTTGAGTGTAGTGATTGGTATTGTTGCTGCTATGCTGGTAAGCTGGCTAATTGTACGTTTGGCCGGTCGAATTGATGCTTGGATTGGCCCAGAAGGTGCGTTGATTATTATTAAACTTCTAGGTTTTCTGTTGGCAGCCTTGGCAGTGGAAATCGGCAGTGCTGGAATTCGTGAACTTTTTCTGAGCTGA
- a CDS encoding Uma2 family endonuclease codes for MSVTIPIRAIELTPGSMISIHNLSWQDFEQLLAELGEQHNTRLAYYRGTLEIMSPLALHVSEAWPKGIRPHRIIADLVKAILDFQGRDWEDFGSTTLKQPEVAGVEPDTCFYIQNAGRVRGCTDMDLAVYPPPDLAIESDVTSKTTLDAYESLRVPEVWIYRNRQLKIYILQKGDYTESSVSHIFPKLPIIQMIPQLVQKAIDEGTSRMLRELKIQLDE; via the coding sequence ATGAGCGTTACTATTCCCATTCGTGCTATTGAACTGACTCCGGGTAGCATGATTAGCATTCATAACCTTTCTTGGCAGGATTTTGAACAACTTCTTGCTGAACTGGGAGAACAGCACAACACCCGCCTAGCGTATTACCGAGGAACTCTTGAAATTATGTCTCCTCTGGCATTACATGTTAGCGAAGCTTGGCCGAAGGGCATAAGACCTCATCGAATTATTGCTGATCTTGTCAAAGCTATCTTGGATTTCCAAGGGCGAGATTGGGAAGATTTTGGTTCAACGACTTTGAAGCAACCCGAAGTTGCCGGAGTTGAACCTGATACCTGCTTTTACATCCAGAATGCCGGTCGTGTTCGAGGCTGTACCGACATGGATTTGGCGGTTTATCCACCCCCCGATCTTGCCATCGAGTCTGATGTCACTTCAAAGACTACTCTGGATGCTTATGAAAGTTTGCGTGTTCCGGAAGTGTGGATTTATCGGAATCGCCAACTCAAGATTTACATCCTTCAGAAGGGTGACTACACTGAATCATCCGTCAGCCACATTTTTCCCAAGCTGCCCATCATCCAAATGATTCCCCAATTGGTGCAAAAAGCAATTGATGAGGGAACCAGTCGGATGCTGCGCGAACTGAAAATACAACTAGATGAATGA